A window of Synechococcus sp. MEDNS5 contains these coding sequences:
- a CDS encoding alpha/beta hydrolase, protein MPARSRIRHHALATGSALALTLLNCFQPLHAAEDIALVSGAFIRSISVADLAYLAETGEARGLLSDLLRLGKQDPENVAKLLNQELDLPLVLTSRLMSTKIGDVILKRVAKIIYPLRVPESSVSVPAIRAGVINGLQIGEGGLNMVKFLEAYPAEVMEINLPALMAAIEKAESIAGLVKFFSDSPLDGLKQSGQ, encoded by the coding sequence ATGCCCGCACGTTCACGTATACGTCACCACGCACTGGCTACGGGCTCAGCCCTGGCGCTCACTCTGCTGAACTGTTTTCAACCTCTTCACGCCGCTGAAGATATCGCTTTAGTGAGCGGTGCCTTCATCCGATCCATCAGCGTGGCCGATCTCGCCTACCTAGCTGAAACCGGCGAGGCCCGGGGTTTGCTCTCTGATCTTCTGCGTCTTGGCAAACAAGATCCAGAAAACGTGGCCAAATTGCTGAATCAGGAATTGGATCTTCCGCTGGTGCTCACCAGCCGTCTGATGTCCACCAAGATCGGCGATGTCATCCTCAAGCGCGTCGCCAAAATCATTTACCCACTGCGCGTTCCGGAGTCTTCCGTAAGCGTTCCAGCCATTCGTGCTGGAGTGATCAACGGTCTGCAGATCGGTGAGGGTGGCCTGAACATGGTGAAGTTTCTAGAGGCCTATCCCGCGGAGGTGATGGAGATCAATCTTCCTGCTCTCATGGCGGCCATCGAGAAGGCTGAATCCATCGCTGGACTGGTGAAGTTCTTCTCAGACTCGCCGCTCGATGGCCTCAAGCAGAGCGGTCAGTAA